In Pseudobacter ginsenosidimutans, the following are encoded in one genomic region:
- a CDS encoding TonB-dependent receptor domain-containing protein gives MKVQALHFKKQLQWLASCCLLLLMTLQGFGQQSVEVTGTVMSDKGDLLAGVTVEARRVAGNEKEKYTAQTNDKGIFVFKSLIPGNKYDFSFSFVGYEANAYKAYTVKRSGEKNSLLIRLTQKSNQLDEVVVTGQGADISKRRLSSNVTTIKSSELENIPSGRFDQLLQSKLPNAQIRLTGGQSGATSIIRARGVSSAMVNSTPIIYVDGVRMDNLNTAATVGGGSTQGAAISSIADIPMDNIERVEYINGGAATTLYGSDAANGVIQIFTKKGSRTGTSITAEAQIGVEKSTNDFLFFDRTKDLLFETGLYQKYHMAINGGSDKFGYSFSGNFLNSSGVMLHNQNRNRKIDFSSGFRAPLGKKVMYESSFMFVNNQYKRNRNGNQGGYTGLWFAESGASAITGPKFNNKLDQLTDSAFQVMKDYVDQAERLQDDQIRVNRFTTSQSFKYTPFKNLVVKAAGGIDYRVLRDQAVSTNAYIAHTTGKPSVDQGSITNSERKYMGITLEANAQYTVNLGDLSLVTTAGGQFFRTDDQQVSYSGTNLRDGMRFISTAAIRNATDFYGELVNYGIYIQENIGYKNKLFLDLGIRGDGNPAFGDNIGIQYYPKAGISYLLSEEKWFEPLQHILSSARLRASFGIAGNLPQPWSNQRTINSGGFLGEQVAYFGKPGNPDLKPEKTQTSEVGIDLAFLNDRIRFSAGFYRSITNDALFIVPPAPSTGQFDPQYYNVGKILNRGWEFNTVVVPVKTKDFTASVNFSVNTLYNRVLSSGGRAPFNINGFSARTIQTVVQEGFPVGYIRGNYGVFGKDGTLESFTPQEYLGTTIPDLFGSMGINIQYKQFTLFANADYQSGAVANNWDAQFRYNYGADNGKIAQAEVDKNGRLNWLNFTNMFIEKTDFIKVRTIGLLYNIKSASKNSVIKGLTIGLSAVNPLNFASSSFDPEATISGSAQGQGGATTGGISYATYSAPRQFIGTVRFNF, from the coding sequence ATGAAAGTTCAGGCTCTACACTTCAAAAAACAACTTCAGTGGCTGGCATCGTGCTGCCTGCTCCTGCTGATGACGCTACAGGGCTTCGGCCAGCAAAGCGTGGAAGTTACCGGCACAGTGATGTCAGACAAAGGCGATCTCCTGGCTGGCGTTACAGTGGAAGCCCGTCGCGTTGCGGGTAATGAAAAAGAAAAGTATACAGCGCAGACCAACGACAAAGGCATCTTCGTTTTCAAATCCCTTATTCCCGGCAATAAATATGATTTCAGTTTTTCATTTGTAGGATACGAAGCCAACGCCTACAAAGCTTACACAGTAAAGAGATCAGGCGAAAAGAATTCACTGCTTATCAGGCTCACACAAAAGAGCAACCAATTGGATGAAGTAGTGGTAACAGGTCAGGGTGCCGATATCAGCAAAAGAAGACTGAGCTCCAATGTAACCACTATCAAATCATCGGAGCTGGAAAATATCCCTTCCGGCAGGTTCGATCAATTGCTGCAATCAAAACTGCCTAATGCGCAGATCAGGCTCACAGGCGGTCAATCAGGCGCCACCAGCATCATCCGCGCCAGGGGCGTGTCTTCCGCAATGGTGAACTCAACTCCCATCATCTATGTGGATGGTGTGCGCATGGATAACCTCAACACTGCAGCCACTGTTGGCGGCGGCAGCACACAGGGAGCAGCCATCAGCTCCATTGCAGATATTCCCATGGACAATATTGAAAGAGTGGAATACATCAACGGCGGCGCCGCCACTACTTTGTACGGTTCCGATGCAGCCAACGGCGTTATCCAGATCTTCACCAAAAAAGGAAGCAGAACAGGCACCAGCATCACTGCAGAAGCACAGATCGGAGTGGAAAAATCAACAAATGATTTTCTTTTTTTCGATCGCACCAAAGACCTGCTCTTCGAAACCGGCCTGTACCAGAAATATCATATGGCCATCAACGGTGGCAGCGATAAGTTCGGCTACAGTTTTTCCGGGAACTTTCTCAACAGCAGCGGCGTGATGCTGCACAACCAGAACCGCAATCGCAAGATCGATTTCAGCAGCGGTTTCAGGGCACCGTTAGGAAAGAAAGTGATGTATGAAAGCTCGTTCATGTTCGTGAACAATCAATACAAAAGGAACCGCAACGGGAACCAGGGTGGATATACCGGCCTCTGGTTCGCTGAAAGTGGCGCCAGCGCTATCACTGGCCCAAAGTTCAATAACAAGCTGGACCAGCTCACAGATTCTGCCTTCCAGGTGATGAAGGATTATGTTGACCAGGCAGAAAGACTGCAGGACGATCAGATCCGCGTGAACCGGTTCACCACTTCACAATCTTTCAAATACACACCTTTCAAGAACCTGGTGGTGAAAGCCGCGGGCGGTATCGATTATCGTGTGCTGAGAGACCAGGCGGTATCCACCAACGCCTATATTGCACACACTACCGGCAAACCCTCTGTTGACCAGGGTTCCATCACCAACAGCGAACGCAAATACATGGGCATCACGCTGGAGGCAAATGCGCAGTATACTGTGAACCTCGGTGATCTCTCACTGGTGACCACTGCAGGCGGACAATTCTTCCGCACGGATGATCAGCAGGTAAGCTACTCCGGTACCAATCTCCGCGACGGCATGCGCTTCATCTCCACGGCCGCTATCAGGAATGCCACCGATTTCTATGGCGAGCTCGTCAACTATGGCATCTATATCCAGGAAAATATCGGTTACAAGAATAAACTCTTCCTGGATCTCGGAATCCGTGGTGATGGTAATCCGGCATTCGGCGATAATATCGGCATTCAATATTATCCCAAAGCAGGGATCAGTTATTTGCTGAGTGAAGAAAAATGGTTTGAACCATTACAGCATATTCTTTCTTCAGCAAGACTGAGAGCTAGTTTCGGTATTGCCGGAAATCTTCCTCAGCCCTGGTCCAATCAAAGGACGATCAATTCCGGCGGCTTTCTCGGTGAACAGGTTGCTTACTTCGGCAAACCCGGCAATCCTGATCTGAAACCAGAAAAAACACAAACAAGCGAAGTGGGCATCGATCTCGCATTCCTTAATGATCGTATCCGTTTCTCTGCAGGTTTCTATCGCTCTATCACCAACGATGCTCTGTTCATCGTTCCCCCTGCTCCCTCTACCGGTCAGTTCGATCCACAATATTACAATGTGGGCAAGATCCTTAACCGTGGCTGGGAATTCAATACAGTGGTGGTTCCTGTGAAAACAAAAGATTTCACGGCCAGCGTGAATTTCTCCGTGAACACATTGTACAACCGTGTGCTCAGTTCCGGCGGAAGGGCTCCTTTCAATATCAACGGATTCAGTGCACGCACTATTCAAACCGTGGTGCAGGAAGGATTTCCTGTAGGCTATATCCGCGGCAACTATGGTGTGTTCGGCAAGGACGGCACACTGGAATCTTTCACACCACAGGAATACCTGGGCACTACTATTCCTGATCTCTTCGGTAGCATGGGGATCAATATACAATACAAACAATTCACTCTCTTCGCCAATGCGGACTACCAGTCAGGGGCAGTCGCAAATAACTGGGATGCGCAATTCCGTTACAATTATGGAGCAGACAATGGCAAGATCGCACAGGCAGAAGTGGACAAGAACGGCCGTTTGAACTGGCTCAATTTCACCAATATGTTCATTGAAAAAACAGACTTCATCAAGGTAAGGACCATTGGTCTGTTGTACAATATCAAATCGGCTTCAAAGAATAGTGTGATCAAAGGACTGACCATCGGCCTGTCTGCCGTGAACCCGCTCAATTTCGCTTCCTCTTCTTTCGATCCGGAAGCAACCATCAGCGGATCTGCACAGGGTCAGGGCGGGGCCACAACAGGCGGTATTTCTTATGCCACCTATTCAGCACCCCGTCAATTCATCGGAACTGTACGCTTCAATTTCTAA
- a CDS encoding FecR family protein has product MPIDKTIIEKFLNNRCDAEEAKQVHQYLTEHPEILNDWFYPDWMQATKEGPLNNYFAEDMYRNIENNIPKKPVVIKLMPWAASAAAVIIAALSIWLYLPEKKNTNISSQVAKVEKTTYRNTPQEPWQQHQNNSGNKQKLQLPDGSTVLLAPSASLKFKPAFDSTKRNLFLEGEALFEVAKDKSRPFTVYTGNLSTTALGTSFRITTKAATVRVQLLTGKVVVRATKKSLPGWKNDVYLLPGQQINYDAGSSLVNVSGKEETRKTETRIITPIPESTEKMVFDNTPLEELLTRLSKTHHTSITYKAGDLSGLGFTGTIFYKDSLPVILQAIAQMNDLLLTTVPGGYSIEKAPNQ; this is encoded by the coding sequence ATGCCAATCGACAAAACCATTATTGAAAAATTCCTGAACAACCGTTGTGATGCTGAAGAAGCAAAACAAGTGCACCAGTATCTGACGGAGCACCCTGAAATTTTGAATGATTGGTTTTACCCAGACTGGATGCAGGCTACCAAAGAAGGACCGTTGAACAATTACTTTGCAGAGGACATGTACCGGAATATCGAAAACAATATTCCTAAAAAACCGGTAGTGATTAAATTGATGCCCTGGGCTGCTTCCGCAGCTGCAGTGATCATTGCAGCATTATCTATTTGGCTTTATCTGCCTGAAAAGAAAAACACAAACATTTCCAGTCAGGTGGCGAAAGTGGAAAAAACAACATACAGGAATACACCACAGGAACCCTGGCAACAACACCAGAACAATTCAGGCAATAAGCAAAAATTACAATTACCGGACGGCTCTACCGTATTGCTGGCCCCGTCGGCTTCACTGAAATTCAAACCAGCATTCGATTCCACAAAAAGGAATCTGTTCCTGGAAGGTGAAGCACTCTTCGAAGTTGCAAAAGACAAATCACGGCCCTTCACAGTATACACTGGTAACCTGTCTACCACCGCACTGGGCACTTCTTTCAGGATCACCACCAAAGCAGCAACTGTACGCGTGCAATTGCTCACAGGAAAAGTAGTAGTGCGAGCCACAAAAAAATCACTACCGGGATGGAAGAACGATGTTTATCTCCTCCCCGGCCAGCAAATAAATTACGATGCAGGATCCAGCCTGGTGAATGTTTCCGGAAAAGAGGAAACCAGGAAAACAGAAACAAGGATAATCACGCCGATACCTGAATCCACTGAAAAAATGGTATTCGATAATACACCATTGGAGGAATTACTTACCAGACTGTCGAAAACTCATCATACATCTATAACGTACAAAGCCGGAGACCTCAGCGGCCTTGGCTTTACCGGAACCATATTCTATAAAGATTCCTTACCTGTGATCTTACAGGCGATTGCCCAAATGAACGATCTGTTACTAACAACCGTTCCAGGCGGCTACTCCATAGAGAAAGCCCCCAACCAATAA
- a CDS encoding RNA polymerase sigma factor produces MNDLRTIDAGSFRSVYDQFHARIFRYFLKRAAVHETATELTQQLFIRLWQHRNTLSEQHPLEVQLFTMANSVWIDHLRKLATNKKYFSSVEEFDLPDTTVSTSLQIEASNYFRLAMDKLPPIRKKVFVLKMMHGFSNQEIAGKLSVSVKTVEDHLWKAMRFIRAMITTIWSIIVLLILS; encoded by the coding sequence ATGAATGATCTCAGGACAATAGATGCAGGCTCGTTCCGTTCAGTGTACGATCAATTCCACGCCAGGATTTTCCGTTATTTCCTGAAACGCGCCGCTGTACATGAAACGGCCACGGAACTTACACAACAACTCTTTATCAGGCTGTGGCAGCATCGCAATACCCTCTCAGAACAGCATCCGCTGGAGGTACAACTCTTCACCATGGCCAATAGCGTGTGGATAGATCACCTGAGAAAACTGGCCACCAATAAGAAATACTTCAGCTCAGTGGAAGAGTTCGATTTACCGGATACAACTGTATCTACTTCACTTCAGATAGAAGCCAGTAATTATTTCCGGCTGGCTATGGACAAGCTCCCTCCCATCCGGAAAAAAGTTTTCGTTCTGAAAATGATGCATGGTTTCTCCAACCAGGAGATTGCCGGCAAACTCTCCGTGTCTGTCAAAACTGTGGAAGATCATCTCTGGAAAGCGATGCGCTTTATCCGCGCCATGATCACCACTATCTGGAGCATCATTGTGCTGCTGATATTATCTTAA